DNA sequence from the Candidatus Fluviicola riflensis genome:
ATGTGGCTTCGGTAGCCATTATTGTAGCGATTTGCTTTGCTATGGGGAAAGAAACTATTACAGATTGGCGGACAATTTTGATTGCAGTTTTAAGTATCGCAATCGCATTTGGATACAAGAAATTAAATAGTGCTTTTGTTGTTTTGGGAGGCTCACTAATTGGTTACATACTGCTATTAATATGATGACAAACAGGATAGAAAAAGAAGAGCGAAGTGCCAATATCGGTTTTGCAAAATGGCAGATTCAATGCTTCTACGACAGTGAAGTGCTAAATCCAAGCTTTGTGCATCTAATGAAGTTTTGTGGTGAAAAGCCCGCCCATCGCAAAACTACCAAACGTTAGCGGTCATTCTAAAACGACACCCACCTACTTTCAAAAATCTTGACAAATCATTTGAAAAAAGCAGTAAATAATTTGCCTATCTACTAATAGGTAGTATATTTACAAAAAAGAATTTATTAATGACGACAAGAGAAATAATTATTGATACAGCCGACCAACTTATTAGAAGTAATGGTTTTAACGCTTTCAGCTTTAAAGATATTTCTAACAAAATTGGGATTAAAACAGCATCAATTCATTATCATTTCCCAACCAAGTCTGACTTGGGTGTGGCAACAATAAATGAACATATTCAAAGGTTTGAGCATTTAAAAAAGGAATTTGCAAACAAATCACCATTGCAAAAACTAAATGGCTTTCTATCAATCTATTCTCAAATAAAATCAGAAAATAAAGTTTGTCTTGTTGGTTCTTTAGCAACAGACTTAAATACCGTTGATGACAGCATAAAAATTGAACTTAAAAAATTTGCTGAGCTTGTTTTGCTTTGGGTTACTGAAATCTTAACAGAAGGTGAAAAACAAAAAGTATTCGAATTTCAACATACACCAAGGACAAAAGCATTACTGATAATAACAAATATATTAGCTATAGTTCAATTATCCCGGCTTACCAAAACAGAGGATTTTGAAATTGTAAAAGAAGCCATAATTA
Encoded proteins:
- a CDS encoding TetR family transcriptional regulator, which gives rise to MTTREIIIDTADQLIRSNGFNAFSFKDISNKIGIKTASIHYHFPTKSDLGVATINEHIQRFEHLKKEFANKSPLQKLNGFLSIYSQIKSENKVCLVGSLATDLNTVDDSIKIELKKFAELVLLWVTEILTEGEKQKVFEFQHTPRTKALLIITNILAIVQLSRLTKTEDFEIVKEAIIKDLRPHK